Proteins co-encoded in one Cytophaga hutchinsonii ATCC 33406 genomic window:
- a CDS encoding YceI family protein yields the protein MKTITKISGSLLLSVFVLASMSFLLKPDYSKSAVEFKIKNAGIGVDGSFKTFETSIDYNEAAAAPSSIKATITVESINTGIEARDKHLRKDDFFDAEKYPKITFESTKIFKVTNGFTAEGKLTIKGVTKDITIPFTYAGNAQGGVFEGAVTLNRLDYGVGGKSMTMGDDVDVKLKVTAAK from the coding sequence ATGAAAACCATAACCAAAATTTCAGGAAGTTTACTGTTATCCGTATTTGTACTGGCAAGCATGTCGTTTTTATTAAAGCCGGATTATTCAAAAAGTGCTGTAGAATTTAAAATTAAAAATGCAGGCATTGGAGTAGACGGGAGTTTCAAAACGTTTGAAACAAGTATTGATTATAATGAAGCTGCTGCAGCTCCAAGCTCCATAAAAGCAACCATTACGGTAGAATCCATCAATACAGGTATTGAAGCAAGAGATAAACATTTAAGAAAGGATGATTTTTTTGATGCGGAAAAATATCCGAAAATAACATTTGAAAGCACAAAAATATTTAAAGTAACAAATGGATTTACAGCAGAAGGTAAGCTTACAATCAAAGGAGTGACAAAAGATATTACAATTCCGTTTACATATGCAGGAAATGCTCAGGGAGGAGTTTTTGAAGGTGCTGTTACATTGAATCGCCTGGATTATGGCGTTGGCGGCAAGAGCATGACTATGGGAGACGACGTTGACGTGAAATTAAAAGTAACAGCAGCAAAATAA
- a CDS encoding beta-ketoacyl synthase chain length factor, translating into MFYIHQTACISAQPAFADPASDHVAAAVDNKLYAIDSNYDSIPPNVLRRLGKAVKMGIATGHSLISKHPVDGIVLGTANGGLEDCIKFLNQIIEFEEGRLTPTNFVQSTTNAIAGQLGIMSSNKGYNITHVHRGLAFENALIDIEMLLNEYPSNTYLLGGVDEISAYNYTIEKLAGTYKSETISSAQLFSSQTTGTIAGEGAAMFLVNTNRLNAAAAIKGIKTYNNPSPEAIKKHLEDFLAKHLPQNEKIDVLFSGKNGDVCLNSFYEVCAQQLGKETTVCYYKQLTGDFPTVTALALWFATRFIEDSNNLPVLNIKKTGAVKNILLYNTYKGYQHSFILVSAP; encoded by the coding sequence ATGTTCTACATTCATCAAACTGCCTGTATTTCTGCTCAGCCAGCCTTTGCTGATCCGGCAAGTGATCATGTTGCAGCTGCAGTTGACAATAAACTCTATGCCATTGACAGCAATTACGACAGCATTCCCCCCAACGTATTAAGACGTTTAGGGAAAGCTGTTAAAATGGGTATTGCTACCGGACATTCGCTTATTTCAAAACACCCGGTAGATGGTATTGTACTGGGTACTGCAAACGGTGGCCTGGAAGATTGTATTAAATTTTTAAATCAGATCATTGAGTTTGAAGAAGGCCGGTTAACGCCGACAAATTTTGTACAAAGTACAACCAATGCCATAGCTGGTCAATTAGGAATTATGTCTTCAAACAAAGGATATAATATTACACACGTGCACCGTGGATTGGCGTTTGAAAATGCGCTGATCGATATTGAGATGTTGTTAAATGAATACCCGTCAAATACCTATTTGCTTGGCGGTGTTGACGAAATATCTGCATACAATTACACCATTGAAAAATTAGCCGGTACCTATAAAAGCGAAACTATTTCAAGTGCCCAATTGTTTTCTTCTCAAACAACAGGCACTATTGCGGGTGAAGGCGCTGCGATGTTCCTTGTAAATACGAACAGATTAAATGCTGCTGCTGCAATTAAAGGTATTAAAACATATAACAATCCTTCTCCTGAAGCAATAAAGAAACACCTGGAAGATTTTCTTGCAAAACATCTTCCTCAAAATGAAAAAATAGATGTACTCTTCTCTGGTAAAAATGGGGATGTATGTTTAAATTCTTTTTATGAAGTATGTGCACAGCAGCTGGGAAAAGAAACAACGGTATGTTATTACAAACAATTAACAGGAGATTTCCCGACAGTAACAGCGCTTGCCTTGTGGTTCGCGACCAGATTCATTGAAGATTCCAATAACTTACCTGTTCTGAACATAAAAAAAACAGGTGCTGTAAAAAACATTCTTTTATACAACACCTATAAAGGTTATCAGCACAGCTTTATCCTTGTTTCAGCGCCCTGA